ataaataatgcacatattaggtatcgtcatatctgtaacaacctggtctataaaaatagcatgtgatctagggctgcaacgattaatcgattatattcgataactggattcgttgtcgacgaatccagttatcgaataatcgccaattcgttgctatgcgggcggtcgctgcatctttattttacctttttacaatgacgctcctgtaacagccaggcagagcggacggtggcgcaacgtcactcactcacgtgacacgcctgctccgcctccttcattcatcaggtgggcggagcaggtgcatcacgtgattgagtgacgttacgccgccgtccgctctgcctggctgttacaggagcgtcattgtaaaaaggtaaaataaagatgcagtgatttgtccgacttataagcatcggggccggggctgttatggggaggggggaggatctgtctatggcactgctatggggaggggggtctgtgtatagcactgctatggggaggggggaggatctgtctatggcactgctatggggaggggggtctgtgtatagcactaatatggggaggagggggggtctgtgtatggcactgctatgggaagggggatctgtgcactgttatgaggaatggggatctgtgcactgttatgcccataacagtgcacagatccccctctccataacagcgccacccacagatccccctctccataacagtgcacagatccccctctccataacagtgcacagatccccctctccataacagcgccacccacagatccccctctccataactgcgccacccacagatccccctctccataacagcgccacccacagatccccctctccataactgcgccacccacagatccccctctccataactgcgccacccacagatccccctctccataactgcgccacccacagatccccctctccataactgcgccacccacagatccccctctccataactgcgccacccacagatccccctctccataactgcgccacccacagatccccctctccataacagcgccacccacagatccccctctccataactgcgccgcccacagatccccctctccataactgcgccgcccacagatccccctctccataactacgccgtccacagatccccctctccataactacgccgtccacagatccccctctccataactacgccgtccacagatcccccataagtgtcgtccacagatcccccataagtgtcgtccacagatcccccataagtgtcgtccacagatcccccataagtgtcgtccacagatcccccataagtgtcgtccacagatcccccataagtgtcgtccacagatcccccataatagtgtcgtccacagatcccccataatagtgtcgtccacagatcccccataatagtgtcgtccacagatcccccataatagtgtcgtccacagatcccccataatagtgtcgtccacagatcccccataatagtgtcatccacagatcccccataatagtgtcatccacagatcccccataatagtgtcgtccacaatttgttttaatatggcctttgaacataatttttcaagtaagatcatataaacctgtTTTGTAATTtggtcgtttttcccgattaatcgtagaaattaatcggcaactaatcgattattcaaataatcgttagctgcagccctaatgtgATCCAACCCatgtggtgaacaccataaaaaaaaaaaaaaaaaaaaagccatttatcatcaccttacatcacaaaaagtgtaaaaccaGACAATCAAAAGGTAATATGTGCCCCATAATAGTACCAGTCAtctaatcctgcaaaaaatgagaccctacctaagacaatcacacaaaaaataataattgctttcagaaaatgaaaacgcaataacatgtttttttttttcaaaatgtttttaaTTGTAATTCCAAAATATGGAAATTCATGGCATATTTTACAGGAAGGATTTAAAATTGCTTgttccctgtgtgaattctctgatgcttACCAAGAGATGATTTCCgagtaaaacatttaccacattctgaacatgaatatggcttctctcctttgtgaattctctgatggctCACAAGAGTTGATTTCAaagtaaaacatttaccacattctgaacatgaatatggcttctctcctttgtgaattctctgatggctcacaagatttgatttcaaagtaaaacatttgccacattcagaacatgaatatggcttctctcctgtgtgaattctctgatggtccacaagatttgatttcaaagtaaaacatttgccacattctgaacatgaatatggcttctctcctgtgtgaattctctgatgtctctcAAGAGATAATTTcttagtaaaacatttcccacatactgaacatgaatatggtttctcccctgtgtgaattttccgATGGCCCTCAAGAATTGATAACGtagtaaaacatttgccacattctgaacatgaatatggtttctctcctgtgtgaattctctgatggttCTTAAGACTTGATTTcagagtaaaacatttcccacattctgaacatgaatatggtttctcccctgtgtgaattctctgatggcaATCAAGTGatgatttctgagaaaaaaaattcccacattctgaacataaatatctctcctctcctgtgtgaattctctgatgtctccCAAGTGATGATTTCCGACTTGAATAtctcttctcccctgtgtgaattctctgatgtctctcAAGTGATGATTTCCAACTGAAACATTtcacacattctgaacatgaaaacggcttctctcctgtgtgaattctgtgaTGGTTTTCAAGACTTGATTTGTTAGTAAAACACGCTCTGGCACGCTCTTCATCTGTATCTGATATGACACATGGATCATCTGAATTATAATATGTAGATATGAGATGTTTCTCCAAGCGCCCAGTACAGTCATCTACCaagaacaaaacattttttaaattatttttaattaatataATCTTTTACAAATTGAAGGCAGCTATCAAAATTTGTGAGAACAGGGACACTTGCGCTACCTTCAGGTATTTCTCTGAGGCTGATCTATTCACCTAGTTTGCCGCTGCCTGGTATTAGGGGTGAGCTATCAAAATTCATAACTGACAAGAGGGCTGTCCAATTGTGTCATGTGACCCCACACCTAAAAGCAGAATGACCCTAAGTACATAGAAGGGTCAGGCAAGAAGAACAGAGCTGTCACAACAGGCAAGAGCCAGGCAATCATATGCACAGGTTTCTCACATCCTGGAGATCAATCATCTAATACAGGGAGGCTCAatccgcggccctccagctgttgcaaggcTACAACTCGCagtatgccctaatagctgtaggctgttcaggcatgctgggagttgtagttttgcaatagttaAAGGACCGCAAGTTGGGCATCTGTGATCTAACAGAATACTGCAAAAAATATTCTTTGCCCggcgtcaggaggaggaggagacgctgcCCCCGTCCATGAACAACATACAAGAATTTATGGCAATGTTACAGCAGAAGGAATAAGAAGGGGCCAAGTCCATAACCAATACCGATGCTGTGATGTGGGACCAGTTTGTGTTATATCTCAGAAATCAACCTTGGCAAAGGAACCGGTGCGAGAAACTCAAAATTACATTGCCTTAAGGGAGGACACAGGTTCATCAAGTTTAATCTATTTTGATCAACTCAAGTGAGAACCTGAACGGAATAtacactagggttgttgcgggtatcgaaatttcgatacccaatcgatacttttgcccCGGTATCGAtacttctgcgcagtctagtatctcttaACATGAGTGTGCTGCTGTcggcgctcatgttccctcagcagcacaggggagaaggaagcagtctctcacttcccccctgtgctgctgccaccaatggggagagaggggcggaggaggggcgggcgcactgcaccaccaatgatgtgCTTTTCATGGGTccggctacacagagcggcgcccagggatgtcCTAGCACTTACtgttattcctgggcgccgctccattcgcccgcagtgccccattaccgtctcctgctccacatgctaattactatcggagcaatggacaggagacatcagcttctctagtgggtgctccttctccctggctgtagcgctgtccaatcgcagcgcagggagaaggaacgcccactagagaagctgatgtctcctccccattgctccgatagtaattagcatatgaagcaggactgcaggagacggtaatggggcacaggcacacagcgggcgaatggagcggcgcccaggaataatagtaagtgctgggacatccctgggcgccgctctgtgtagccggCTGCaggtatcttcattggtggcgcccccccccccccccccaacaccccagtataataaacattggtggcgcagtgccaatgagggttaaaaaaaataataataattaactcgccttctccaattgatcgcgtagctgccggtctcctgttctttctccaggacctgtggtaatgtcactgagctcatcacatggtcaattaccatggtgatgaatcatgtgatggaccatgtgatgagcgcagtgacgtcaccacgggtcctttccctcacagatgaagacagaagagaagccgggctgcgcgaacaagtggattaaggtgaggtaacttattattataattttttaacccctccagccctattttactatgcattctgtattaagaatgctattattttcccttataaccatgttataaggggaaataattacatctatacaacaccgaacccaaacctgaacttcagtgaagaagttcgggtctgggtaccacagtcagttttttatcacacgcatgcaaaacacattgcatgcacccgcgcgataaaaactgaacggaacgcaatcgcagtcaaaactgccgcaacgcacccgcgacgcatccagagccaaaacgtgacgcccttctgaaagaggcctaaggttactttcacatttgcagcagtgtgatctggatgtgactgaaagcatttgtgagacgcattcgGATGCggctccgtctcacaaatgcatttaaagaacggatccgtctctccgcttgtcatgcggacagacggatccatcttgtatctttttacacatttttaccggtctgcgcggacggatccggcattccggtaatttgaatgccggatccggcactaatacattcctatggggaaaaatgccggatcctgcattccggcaagtcttccgttttttttcgcaggagataaaaccgtagcatgctacggttttctcttttgcctgatcagtcaaaatgactgaattgaagacgtcctgatgcatcctgaacggatcgctctccattcagtatgcatggggatatgcctgatcagttcttttccggtatagagcccctgtgacggaactcaatgccggaaaagaaaaacgctagtgtgaaagtaccctaaaatattaagtttaaatcccccctttcccaattttacatataaaatatataaacaataaataaataaaaatattattacatagcg
This sequence is a window from Bufo gargarizans isolate SCDJY-AF-19 chromosome 5, ASM1485885v1, whole genome shotgun sequence. Protein-coding genes within it:
- the LOC122939178 gene encoding gastrula zinc finger protein XlCGF17.1-like; translation: MSASSPSTGWSDDCTGRLEKHLISTYYNSDDPCVISDTDEERARACFTNKSSLENHHRIHTGEKPFSCSECVKCFSWKSSLERHQRIHTGEKRYSSRKSSLGRHQRIHTGEERYLCSECGNFFSQKSSLDCHQRIHTGEKPYSCSECGKCFTLKSSLKNHQRIHTGEKPYSCSECGKCFTTLSILEGHRKIHTGEKPYSCSVCGKCFTKKLSLERHQRIHTGEKPYSCSECGKCFTLKSNLVDHQRIHTGEKPYSCSECGKCFTLKSNLVSHQRIHKGEKPYSCSECGKCFTLKSTLVSHQRIHKGEKPYSCSECGKCFTRKSSLGKHQRIHTGNKQF